One Cryptomeria japonica chromosome 9, Sugi_1.0, whole genome shotgun sequence genomic window carries:
- the LOC131074227 gene encoding membrane protein PM19L isoform X2, producing MGVGIVKSLAGFLLLLNFCMYVTVAAIAGWALNKAIDHHYVAGPKNSIPVGFSFSPLLFPIGNEATGFMVIFSLIAGVVGAASCLSGLHHLRVWTAESLASTASSAITAWALTLLAMGKPAGWHARRSIYMAEAQSWSLWKASSSFCLQQNCFT from the exons ATGGGTGTGGGAATAGTGAAATCTTTGGCTGGATTTTTGCTGCTTTTGAATTTCTGCATGTATGTGACTGTTGCTGCCATTGCTGGGTGGGCACTCAATAAGGCCATTGACCATCATTATGTTGCAG GACCCAAAAATAGCATACCAGTGGGCTTCTCATTTTCACCATTGCTTTTCCCCATAGGGAATGAAGCCACTGGTTTTATGGTCATATTTTCCCTGATAGCAGGAGTTGTAGGAGCAGCTTCATGTCTTTCAGGGCTCCATCATCTAAGAGTGTGGACAGCAGAGAGCTTGGCTTCAACTGCTTCATCTGCCATCACAGCTTGGGCTCTTACTCTTCTTGCCATGGG AAAACCTGCAGGTTggcatgcaaggagatccatttaCATGGCAGAAGCCCAAAGCTG GTCGCTTTGGAAGGCTTCATCATCATTCTGTCTGCAACAAAATTGTTTTACATGA
- the LOC131074227 gene encoding membrane protein PM19L isoform X1 has protein sequence MGVGIVKSLAGFLLLLNFCMYVTVAAIAGWALNKAIDHHYVAGPKNSIPVGFSFSPLLFPIGNEATGFMVIFSLIAGVVGAASCLSGLHHLRVWTAESLASTASSAITAWALTLLAMGLACKEIHLHGRSPKLVALEGFIIILSATKLFYMMAIHIGFFAGNYFFCGEKNVGTTTAEPVKENTLPA, from the exons ATGGGTGTGGGAATAGTGAAATCTTTGGCTGGATTTTTGCTGCTTTTGAATTTCTGCATGTATGTGACTGTTGCTGCCATTGCTGGGTGGGCACTCAATAAGGCCATTGACCATCATTATGTTGCAG GACCCAAAAATAGCATACCAGTGGGCTTCTCATTTTCACCATTGCTTTTCCCCATAGGGAATGAAGCCACTGGTTTTATGGTCATATTTTCCCTGATAGCAGGAGTTGTAGGAGCAGCTTCATGTCTTTCAGGGCTCCATCATCTAAGAGTGTGGACAGCAGAGAGCTTGGCTTCAACTGCTTCATCTGCCATCACAGCTTGGGCTCTTACTCTTCTTGCCATGGG GTTggcatgcaaggagatccatttaCATGGCAGAAGCCCAAAGCTG GTCGCTTTGGAAGGCTTCATCATCATTCTGTCTGCAACAAAATTGTTTTACATGATGGCGATCCATATTGGCTTCTTTGCTGGAAATTACTTTTTTTGTGGAGAGAAAAATGTTGGCACCACTACTGCAGAGCCTGTAAAAGAAAACACACTTCCAGCTTAG